In Pseudoalteromonas piratica, the following proteins share a genomic window:
- a CDS encoding helix-turn-helix domain-containing protein: protein MVKVDFQSQFYSLFGLDYELASKKLGKSPRQIRRYIETGRVCPTVKILVDIMYRGYLPNSNGWQDAFIDKDGVMHSPYGKVTSGDLTYVHNYKWAAHRATEQLKNARKRISELEQLSNSDEIQDALLDIVAKLARKTG, encoded by the coding sequence ATGGTTAAGGTAGACTTTCAAAGTCAATTCTACTCACTATTCGGTTTAGACTACGAACTTGCATCTAAAAAGCTTGGTAAATCTCCAAGGCAAATAAGGCGTTATATTGAAACTGGTCGTGTATGCCCTACGGTAAAAATTCTTGTAGATATTATGTATCGGGGATATTTACCCAATTCAAATGGCTGGCAAGATGCATTTATCGATAAAGATGGTGTTATGCACTCTCCTTACGGCAAAGTTACATCAGGTGATTTAACCTACGTACACAATTATAAATGGGCAGCACATAGAGCAACTGAACAACTTAAAAATGCTAGAAAAAGGATCTCTGAATTAGAACAACTCTCAAACAGTGATGAAATCCAAGATGCACTTTTAGATATTGTTGCTAAATTAGCTAGAAAAACTGGTTAG
- a CDS encoding zonular occludens toxin domain-containing protein, with protein MAASIFHGPPGSFKSATATWFEIIPALRKGRLVITNIEGIYPLEEIEIALQEEFPETAQLWRLSSQNEDGLNLWRNWFCWAPVGALILIDEVQDVYPTERTFKPEIECVYKHISTFKDLLPSHWYDYHIEKLDSIKPEQLSSADIDDTGRELFNEHGHIIYPKNLKEAYMRHRKYNWDIVVATPDITSVHKYIRNVSEEAYCHKYFSGLSWIPYFYRRPRIHLHPAKLDGKTITKGDATNWKKVPLDVHKCYKSTATGAITAGRGKNIASLPLAIMGGAILVWVIAAIVFLSNGDDGKTVSQNTNSNSVKTTQKAASSSSSNASVQTSDSSIHILELPYNATKMYVSGVVVKQDGAALSRHIIFTLETPDYGELSLNNVDLLEMGYTTRFRGSCNVTIYQGQSEYTAFCNPVRYQPPQQDNYDSEPSEA; from the coding sequence ATGGCAGCGTCAATATTCCATGGCCCCCCTGGTTCGTTTAAATCAGCCACCGCTACATGGTTCGAAATCATTCCAGCCCTTCGCAAAGGTCGCCTTGTAATCACTAACATTGAGGGTATTTATCCGCTCGAAGAAATTGAAATTGCACTACAGGAAGAATTTCCAGAAACAGCGCAATTATGGCGTTTATCATCACAGAATGAAGACGGCTTAAACCTTTGGCGAAATTGGTTTTGCTGGGCGCCTGTAGGTGCATTAATTCTTATTGATGAGGTCCAAGACGTTTACCCAACTGAGCGCACATTTAAGCCTGAGATTGAATGTGTCTATAAACACATATCAACGTTTAAAGATCTATTACCTTCGCATTGGTACGACTATCACATAGAAAAGCTAGACAGCATAAAACCAGAACAGCTTTCATCAGCAGATATTGATGATACAGGACGGGAGTTATTTAACGAACATGGCCACATTATATACCCTAAAAACCTCAAAGAAGCCTACATGCGACACCGTAAATACAACTGGGATATTGTCGTCGCAACCCCTGACATTACAAGCGTTCACAAGTACATCAGAAACGTCTCAGAAGAAGCCTATTGCCATAAATACTTCTCAGGACTCAGCTGGATACCTTACTTCTACCGACGTCCGAGAATCCACCTCCACCCAGCAAAGCTCGACGGTAAAACAATCACAAAAGGTGACGCAACAAATTGGAAGAAAGTCCCGCTTGACGTCCACAAATGCTACAAATCAACCGCAACGGGCGCTATTACAGCGGGACGCGGTAAAAATATCGCAAGTCTTCCTCTCGCCATTATGGGTGGTGCGATACTCGTTTGGGTCATTGCTGCAATTGTTTTTCTATCCAATGGTGATGATGGTAAAACCGTATCTCAAAACACCAATTCGAATAGTGTTAAAACTACTCAAAAAGCTGCTAGTTCTTCTAGTAGTAATGCTAGTGTTCAGACTAGTGATAGCAGCATTCATATTCTAGAACTGCCTTATAACGCAACAAAAATGTATGTTTCAGGTGTGGTTGTAAAACAAGATGGTGCAGCATTATCGAGGCATATCATATTTACATTAGAGACACCCGATTATGGCGAATTATCACTTAACAATGTTGATTTGCTTGAAATGGGTTACACAACAAGGTTTAGAGGTTCTTGTAATGTAACAATCTATCAAGGGCAGTCTGAATACACAGCGTTTTGTAATCCAGTTCGATACCAACCTCCACAACAAGATAATTATGATTCTGAGCCAAGCGAAGCCTGA
- a CDS encoding DUF2523 family protein — translation MGMKTKTLLLVMLFLPLFALADTYTGEQGVAQMQGDFITDLWTYFESDVPNFIQRMYSYYIEYITIAYIAVKIEMVKLSWSVAERILENYDIASRIISQAESLPQDVKAMLIDIRFFDGLNFIIQAGVARFVMRFM, via the coding sequence ATGGGAATGAAGACTAAAACACTCTTACTTGTAATGCTTTTTTTGCCACTGTTCGCACTAGCCGATACTTACACAGGCGAGCAAGGTGTTGCGCAAATGCAGGGGGATTTTATTACTGATTTATGGACTTATTTTGAATCAGATGTACCTAACTTTATTCAGCGTATGTACTCGTATTACATTGAATATATAACCATAGCTTACATAGCTGTAAAAATTGAAATGGTTAAGCTTTCATGGTCTGTTGCCGAACGTATTTTAGAAAACTACGACATAGCAAGCCGCATAATTTCACAGGCTGAGTCATTACCTCAGGACGTTAAAGCAATGCTTATTGATATTCGTTTTTTTGATGGTCTTAATTTTATTATTCAAGCGGGTGTTGCTCGTTTTGTTATGAGGTTTATGTAA
- a CDS encoding replication initiation factor domain-containing protein — MKLAPKPQYQNVTKVDYLTVTFCPAEIQRLKTMAKWHVSTGEYKHYREAYNALICSEIFSEDGTDDFDLVNETKRTTDRFFTEESEKAYNDLFDNNTRYSNNMPYDQKMALCKVVVKKTQKYKVLENLIQGELQHFLTLLNTVVAKDSDRMNPDEQPWTIRQNQGGMFTYDHSATLYRHGVNSGLVAWGANNAGCMVSFSGTGCKGLDLNLLHKLLKRMPHAKITRLDIAYDDYEGEIGVDEYLKQYEMGHFALTNQMPNWSYICGGTYVSLSKEQQADFKKKHGWQKKYDLVPNAGSTLYVGSRSNGKMFRAYEKGRQMESTNQPNWVRAELELRATDRTIPLDALINTDAVFAAAYPALAFISEKRLVIQTTKRKKQDSKLIDIRAQHDATEQRLFKYHKLAYGKCVNYMKQILQLSDSEIVKQLTKGLAIDDMPTKLRQTLVMPPNFNQSENIPCH; from the coding sequence ATGAAACTAGCGCCTAAACCACAATATCAGAACGTAACTAAGGTCGATTACCTAACAGTTACTTTTTGCCCTGCTGAAATTCAACGCCTTAAAACAATGGCTAAGTGGCATGTTTCTACGGGTGAATATAAGCATTATCGCGAAGCTTACAACGCTTTAATTTGCTCTGAAATCTTTAGTGAAGATGGTACAGACGACTTTGATTTAGTGAATGAAACTAAACGCACAACTGACCGCTTTTTTACTGAGGAATCAGAAAAAGCCTATAACGATTTATTTGATAACAACACGCGTTATTCAAACAACATGCCTTATGACCAAAAAATGGCCTTATGCAAAGTTGTCGTCAAAAAAACACAGAAATACAAGGTATTAGAAAACCTTATTCAAGGTGAATTACAACATTTCTTAACGCTACTAAATACTGTAGTTGCTAAAGATTCAGACCGAATGAACCCTGACGAACAACCGTGGACTATTCGCCAAAACCAAGGCGGAATGTTTACTTATGACCATTCAGCAACACTTTACCGCCACGGGGTAAATAGCGGATTAGTTGCATGGGGTGCTAATAATGCTGGCTGTATGGTTTCTTTTTCGGGTACTGGTTGTAAAGGTTTAGATTTAAACCTATTGCACAAATTACTTAAACGTATGCCACACGCAAAAATCACGCGTCTTGATATTGCTTATGATGACTATGAGGGTGAAATCGGTGTTGATGAATACTTAAAGCAATATGAAATGGGTCATTTTGCTTTAACTAATCAAATGCCTAACTGGTCATATATTTGCGGTGGTACATACGTATCGCTATCAAAAGAACAACAAGCTGATTTCAAGAAAAAACACGGCTGGCAAAAGAAATATGACTTAGTGCCTAATGCTGGTTCTACGCTTTATGTGGGTTCACGTTCTAACGGCAAGATGTTTAGAGCCTATGAAAAAGGCCGCCAAATGGAATCAACTAACCAACCAAATTGGGTTCGTGCTGAATTAGAGCTACGCGCAACTGACCGCACTATTCCACTTGATGCACTTATCAATACTGATGCTGTATTCGCTGCGGCCTATCCTGCCCTAGCCTTTATTTCCGAAAAACGTCTAGTTATCCAAACCACTAAACGTAAAAAACAAGATTCAAAACTAATTGATATTCGCGCACAACATGACGCCACTGAGCAACGCTTATTTAAATATCACAAGCTTGCATATGGTAAGTGCGTTAACTACATGAAACAGATTTTACAGCTATCAGATAGCGAAATAGTTAAACAGTTAACCAAAGGATTGGCGATTGATGATATGCCAACCAAGTTAAGGCAAACACTCGTTATGCCACCGAATTTTAACCAATCGGAGAACATCCCATGTCATTAA
- a CDS encoding helix-turn-helix domain-containing protein has protein sequence MSLNFLEETRLIRVSFLITPALTLIVGPLIYNFVRSIVHDEEITHLNKLLHLSPVILALPFTGFTQTIIAFGSISQIIYLGFSFKVLHRYHSVLQSASADAESMELTWLRKALFIFAIIVVTDLIRLNLQTNINLSIDFKMAWYFTNTLILFGISLFLLFKVINQPRLFTEMISYETLLKKSGPYKPADELPTAQGIFKSVDELIKQQALYKQQRLTITDISNKTGLNIKDLSWAINLVSGKNFSEYINSLRIEYLKRQIALNTNGNLKLLDLALESGFGSKSTFNNVFKREVGMTPSEFVKIQQNR, from the coding sequence ATGTCGTTAAACTTTCTTGAAGAAACTCGATTGATTCGTGTATCTTTTTTAATTACACCAGCGCTGACTTTGATTGTAGGACCATTAATATATAATTTTGTGCGTTCTATTGTTCATGATGAAGAAATAACGCATTTAAACAAGTTACTTCATTTGAGTCCTGTGATTCTAGCTCTACCGTTTACTGGGTTCACGCAAACAATCATTGCGTTTGGTTCTATTAGCCAAATTATTTACCTAGGATTCTCATTTAAAGTTTTACATCGTTATCATTCAGTGCTGCAATCAGCCAGTGCAGATGCTGAGTCAATGGAACTTACCTGGCTACGCAAAGCATTATTCATTTTTGCAATAATTGTGGTAACCGATTTGATTCGATTGAACCTTCAAACCAATATTAATCTGTCAATTGATTTTAAGATGGCTTGGTATTTTACAAACACACTCATACTATTTGGTATTTCATTATTTCTTCTTTTTAAGGTGATTAACCAACCACGGTTATTTACAGAAATGATTTCGTACGAAACATTGCTTAAAAAGTCAGGTCCATATAAACCCGCCGATGAGTTACCAACAGCGCAAGGTATTTTTAAAAGCGTGGATGAATTAATAAAACAGCAAGCATTGTATAAACAACAAAGATTAACCATAACCGATATTTCGAACAAAACCGGCTTAAACATTAAAGACTTATCCTGGGCAATTAATTTAGTTTCTGGAAAAAATTTTTCCGAGTACATCAACTCATTGCGAATTGAATATTTAAAGCGTCAAATAGCGTTAAATACTAATGGTAATTTGAAGCTGTTAGACCTTGCACTTGAATCAGGTTTTGGTTCGAAATCTACTTTTAATAATGTGTTTAAACGTGAAGTTGGTATGACACCGAGTGAATTCGTAAAAATACAGCAAAATCGTTAG
- a CDS encoding tetratricopeptide repeat protein, whose translation MTNQSIGHLFSEKQVSSPSEYFLNRNKALNLIRTKNWQEANVILMSLTDQYPDDGDTWYLLGLSYFKTEQWQNAVDAYKKTLAIGTVLSGIPDGSAPSNDIMIKIAQSYAELNRPTQAINWINKALDARYDGKHLLAKDEHFNKIHHLNEFKKAIGTFLPNNMTRDQSWQYDLNYLMSEIKRLHVNPFHNVSKQHFERMVTNIKNDIPKLNDKEIIFRFMELVALLGNGHNFIIPTFNEKGSFNQLPVQFYKFSDGIFIVNADNEYKSLIGHKLIEIAGMPIEDALTKVNRVNARDNEMQHLWLGPHYLALPEVLKGLGIVRNSSEVTLLLENSDGKRITITPTIRAMTFNGFPKLPALKGHDLVHNLKVDKQYWFTHLSHYSSVYMQYNYVHNDPTLSFKAFNKVLRKEISKKGVEHLIIDLRHNAGGDGSKYPPLLKTIAQFEALKPQGKVFVIIGRNTFSAAHNLLVDIERISNAIIVGEPSGSRPNALSEAGWFKLPYSKTLGIVSSQYHQASKAEDHRIWIAPHVPVSLSSGQYFSGIDPALEAIFTIINQ comes from the coding sequence ATGACTAATCAATCAATTGGCCATTTATTCTCAGAAAAGCAAGTTTCATCTCCGTCAGAATACTTCTTAAATCGTAACAAAGCTCTTAATTTAATCCGCACTAAAAACTGGCAAGAAGCAAATGTGATATTGATGTCTTTAACTGATCAATATCCAGATGACGGTGATACATGGTATTTGCTTGGCCTTAGTTATTTCAAAACTGAACAATGGCAAAATGCAGTGGATGCTTACAAAAAAACACTCGCTATTGGCACTGTATTATCTGGCATTCCTGATGGATCAGCTCCCAGTAATGATATTATGATTAAAATTGCACAATCCTATGCTGAACTCAATCGACCAACGCAAGCAATTAATTGGATAAACAAAGCGCTTGATGCACGTTATGATGGAAAACATTTACTGGCTAAAGACGAGCACTTCAACAAAATCCACCATTTAAACGAGTTTAAAAAAGCGATTGGCACTTTTTTACCTAATAACATGACGCGAGACCAATCTTGGCAGTATGATTTAAACTATCTCATGTCAGAAATTAAACGTCTTCACGTTAATCCATTCCATAATGTTTCAAAACAGCATTTTGAGCGAATGGTTACAAACATTAAAAATGATATACCTAAACTCAATGACAAAGAAATCATATTCAGATTTATGGAGTTAGTTGCTTTATTAGGCAATGGTCATAATTTCATTATTCCCACTTTTAATGAGAAAGGATCCTTTAATCAACTACCTGTTCAATTTTATAAATTCAGTGATGGAATATTTATTGTAAATGCAGACAACGAATATAAGTCTCTTATAGGGCATAAATTAATTGAAATTGCAGGTATGCCAATTGAAGATGCTTTAACTAAAGTAAACCGTGTGAATGCACGTGATAATGAAATGCAACATTTATGGTTAGGCCCGCACTATTTAGCATTACCTGAAGTGTTGAAGGGGTTAGGTATCGTACGTAACTCCTCAGAAGTTACGTTATTATTAGAAAATAGTGACGGAAAAAGAATTACAATAACACCAACAATCAGGGCTATGACGTTTAATGGTTTTCCAAAACTGCCTGCTCTTAAAGGTCACGACTTAGTACATAATCTAAAAGTAGATAAGCAATATTGGTTTACCCATTTATCACACTATTCATCTGTCTACATGCAATATAACTATGTACACAATGACCCTACTCTTTCATTTAAGGCATTTAATAAGGTACTTCGTAAGGAAATTTCAAAAAAAGGTGTAGAACACTTGATAATCGATCTACGTCATAATGCCGGTGGAGATGGCAGTAAATATCCACCATTACTCAAAACTATTGCACAATTTGAAGCATTAAAACCACAAGGTAAAGTATTTGTGATCATTGGAAGAAATACATTTTCTGCAGCCCATAACCTTTTAGTTGATATAGAACGCATTTCAAATGCCATTATTGTTGGTGAACCAAGTGGCTCGAGACCAAATGCGCTCAGTGAGGCAGGATGGTTTAAATTACCTTATAGTAAAACCCTTGGTATTGTCTCTTCGCAATATCATCAAGCATCAAAAGCGGAAGACCATCGGATTTGGATTGCACCTCATGTTCCTGTGAGCCTTTCATCTGGGCAATATTTCTCAGGGATTGACCCAGCACTAGAGGCAATTTTTACAATCATAAATCAATAG
- the asd gene encoding aspartate-semialdehyde dehydrogenase, whose amino-acid sequence MLKVGLVGWRGMVGSVLMERMQQEGDFKKIDATFFTTSQTGQLGPDFAGDAKPLLDASDVNELAKMDIILTCQGGDYTKAVYPGLRETGWDGYWIDAASALRMADDSIIVLDPVNLDVIKQGLEQGVKTFVGGNCTVSLMLLALGGLFEQDLIEWVSPMTYQAASGAGARNMKELIAQMGEIYSEVADKLDPASAILEVDKLVSEKIKSDSLPTDQFGVPLAGSLIPWIDVPMPSGQSKEEWKAEVEANKILGSNKQPIPVDGLCVRIGAMRCHSQAMTIKLKKDISVEEIESTLASHNEWVKVVPNEREITSKELTPVNVTGTLSIPVGRIRKLSMGPEYISAFTVGDQLLWGAAEPLRRMLRIITD is encoded by the coding sequence ATGTTAAAAGTTGGTTTAGTCGGTTGGCGTGGTATGGTTGGCTCTGTATTAATGGAGCGCATGCAACAAGAAGGTGATTTTAAGAAAATTGATGCGACCTTTTTTACCACCTCTCAAACCGGTCAGCTTGGTCCTGATTTTGCAGGCGATGCAAAACCACTTCTTGATGCAAGTGACGTTAACGAACTTGCAAAAATGGATATTATCTTAACTTGCCAAGGCGGCGATTATACTAAAGCAGTGTACCCTGGTTTACGTGAAACAGGCTGGGATGGCTACTGGATTGATGCTGCCTCTGCACTTCGTATGGCTGATGACAGTATTATTGTACTTGACCCTGTGAACCTCGATGTAATTAAGCAAGGGTTAGAGCAGGGCGTTAAAACATTTGTTGGCGGTAATTGTACTGTATCACTGATGTTATTAGCGCTTGGCGGTCTGTTTGAGCAAGACTTGATTGAATGGGTGAGCCCAATGACATATCAAGCGGCATCAGGTGCAGGCGCGCGTAATATGAAAGAACTTATTGCACAAATGGGTGAAATTTATAGTGAAGTTGCTGATAAACTCGATCCTGCTTCGGCTATTTTAGAAGTTGATAAGTTGGTTTCTGAAAAAATTAAATCAGATTCATTGCCCACCGACCAATTTGGTGTGCCATTAGCGGGCAGTTTAATTCCTTGGATTGATGTGCCTATGCCATCAGGTCAAAGTAAAGAAGAATGGAAAGCAGAAGTTGAAGCCAACAAAATTCTTGGCAGCAATAAGCAACCTATCCCTGTAGATGGGTTATGTGTGCGTATTGGGGCAATGCGTTGTCACTCACAAGCAATGACCATCAAACTTAAAAAAGACATTTCTGTTGAAGAAATTGAATCAACTTTAGCGTCACATAATGAGTGGGTTAAAGTTGTTCCGAACGAACGCGAAATTACCTCTAAAGAGTTAACACCTGTTAATGTGACAGGTACGTTATCAATTCCTGTTGGTCGAATTCGTAAATTATCGATGGGCCCTGAATATATCAGTGCCTTTACAGTCGGTGATCAACTACTTTGGGGTGCTGCAGAACCACTTCGTAGAATGCTGCGCATTATCACAGATTAA
- a CDS encoding TonB-dependent receptor plug domain-containing protein, whose protein sequence is MKPKKQFKANLVTLSVLCAFSSFSSLADDNEQAQVQQEIEEVVATASRLKGSASAVIEERKNQAFVADIMGAEQISRTGDSDAASALRRVTGLSLVNDKFIYVRGLGERYSSVRLNGASVPSPDLTRSVIPLDIFPSSIIESLSVQKAYSPNMPAAFGGGDVNIRTKSIPNERVFKVDIGASYKDTNDKGYTYEGGSDDWLGTDDGSRAMPGTVRAALNRYVNGLSDISIRNIRDVESKALGSDIGQDAAIALNKDLIKALPRDYGLTEESLNPDFGVKAVYGDRFDDLFGFGGSLGFLASVAYDNEWSNSEEFSAVLSAVDAAATGDCSTNTFACYSAKNNKQSTKNNIKLNTSFNLGYKLDGHDLTATYMQLRDTEDEASVAIYQEPSKSLSIADGQVQRSHTTSFEERQLDILQLRGQHNLTWSLLDGVGVDWHYTDSTATTEIPGELEITVRDEYQNGQYQRTFYNGSLGGNPYLYRFVDMEDQVENWGLNVNKVFYFAGSDLELSGGGYFIEKTRDYRTDFFNYRFAQTQQLELAQSEDEALNIGSYFSNDSMVDNTDVEILFQEPTADDYLAAQMIDAYFGAFDYTINNNWRLSGGVRYEDFRQVALAFSRSAFDPSLLADKLSSEAIEQATVLENDYFGSLSMTYSQDTYQVRFGYGNTVVRPDLRELTPVQYQDPLTDYRTLGNPYLESSYLDNFDARVEFYLESGDNYSIGAFYKDIDSPIEALLTESDGRFTLQFDNADNAVVYGIEAEWMTELHADMLGGAFFTSGNITVSDSEVSILESQRGDLTNLERRMTGHSKYVANLQLNYDSHNGNHQASVIYNVFGDRILAAGVNNFDDAYEQPINSLDIVYSYYPNFNSTITFKVKNVLGQDFEVEQNDVLIRQKEMPTEISLDFSYEF, encoded by the coding sequence ATGAAACCAAAAAAGCAATTTAAAGCTAATTTAGTTACGCTTTCAGTGCTTTGTGCGTTTTCGTCATTTTCCTCACTTGCAGATGATAATGAACAAGCACAAGTACAACAAGAAATCGAAGAAGTTGTTGCGACTGCAAGCCGTTTAAAAGGTAGCGCGAGCGCAGTAATTGAAGAGCGTAAAAACCAAGCTTTCGTTGCCGACATCATGGGTGCTGAGCAGATCTCACGTACCGGTGATTCAGATGCAGCTTCTGCACTTCGTCGTGTAACAGGTCTGAGCTTAGTTAACGACAAATTTATTTATGTACGTGGCCTTGGTGAACGTTATTCAAGTGTTCGTTTGAATGGTGCTTCGGTGCCAAGTCCAGATTTAACACGTAGTGTAATTCCGCTTGATATTTTCCCATCAAGTATCATTGAATCACTCTCAGTACAAAAAGCGTATTCACCAAATATGCCAGCAGCATTTGGTGGTGGTGATGTGAATATTCGTACTAAAAGTATTCCTAATGAACGTGTATTTAAAGTGGATATTGGTGCAAGCTACAAAGATACCAATGACAAAGGCTATACCTATGAAGGTGGTAGTGATGATTGGTTAGGTACTGATGATGGTTCACGTGCAATGCCAGGTACAGTACGTGCAGCACTTAATCGCTATGTAAACGGCCTTTCTGATATTTCAATTCGCAATATTCGTGATGTGGAATCAAAAGCATTAGGCAGTGATATCGGTCAAGACGCAGCGATTGCGCTGAATAAAGATTTAATCAAAGCATTGCCACGTGATTATGGTCTAACTGAAGAAAGTTTGAATCCTGATTTTGGTGTAAAAGCTGTTTATGGCGACCGTTTTGATGACTTATTTGGCTTTGGCGGTTCACTTGGCTTTTTAGCCAGTGTTGCTTATGACAATGAATGGTCAAACTCTGAAGAGTTTTCAGCAGTACTGTCTGCGGTTGATGCAGCAGCTACTGGCGATTGTTCAACCAATACATTCGCATGTTACTCCGCTAAAAATAACAAACAGTCGACTAAGAATAATATCAAGTTAAATACGTCGTTTAACTTAGGTTACAAGTTAGATGGACATGATTTAACAGCAACATATATGCAACTTCGTGATACTGAAGATGAAGCTTCTGTTGCAATCTATCAAGAGCCTTCGAAGTCATTAAGTATTGCAGATGGCCAAGTTCAGCGAAGCCATACTACGTCATTTGAAGAGCGACAGCTTGATATCCTTCAATTACGTGGACAACATAATTTAACGTGGAGTCTGTTAGATGGTGTGGGTGTTGATTGGCACTATACAGATTCAACAGCAACCACTGAGATCCCAGGTGAACTTGAAATAACCGTGCGCGATGAATACCAAAATGGTCAATATCAACGCACCTTCTATAACGGTTCACTCGGCGGTAATCCTTACCTTTATCGTTTTGTCGACATGGAAGACCAAGTTGAAAACTGGGGTCTTAATGTTAATAAAGTATTCTACTTTGCAGGGTCTGATTTAGAACTCTCTGGTGGTGGTTACTTTATCGAAAAAACGCGTGATTACCGTACCGATTTCTTCAACTACCGTTTTGCTCAAACACAACAACTTGAGTTAGCGCAAAGTGAAGATGAAGCATTAAATATTGGCAGTTACTTTAGTAACGATAGCATGGTTGATAACACAGATGTTGAAATTCTTTTCCAAGAACCAACAGCTGACGATTACCTTGCAGCACAGATGATTGATGCTTATTTTGGTGCATTTGATTACACCATTAATAATAATTGGCGTTTAAGTGGTGGTGTGCGTTACGAAGACTTCCGTCAAGTAGCTTTAGCGTTTTCACGCAGTGCGTTCGACCCATCATTGCTTGCAGATAAGCTAAGCAGTGAAGCAATCGAACAAGCAACTGTATTAGAAAATGACTATTTTGGTTCATTATCAATGACCTATAGTCAAGATACATACCAAGTTCGCTTTGGTTATGGTAACACAGTTGTACGCCCTGATTTACGTGAACTTACACCAGTACAGTATCAAGATCCGCTGACAGATTACCGTACTTTAGGTAATCCATATCTTGAATCAAGTTACCTAGATAACTTTGATGCACGTGTTGAGTTCTACCTTGAAAGCGGTGATAACTACTCAATTGGTGCATTCTATAAAGATATCGATAGCCCAATTGAAGCACTATTAACTGAAAGTGATGGTCGTTTCACACTGCAATTTGACAATGCTGACAACGCAGTTGTTTATGGTATTGAAGCTGAGTGGATGACAGAACTACACGCCGATATGTTAGGTGGTGCGTTCTTCACATCAGGTAACATCACAGTGAGTGACTCGGAAGTATCCATTCTTGAGAGTCAACGTGGTGATTTAACAAATTTAGAACGTCGTATGACAGGTCATTCTAAATACGTAGCAAACTTGCAGCTTAACTATGATTCACATAATGGTAATCATCAAGCGTCTGTGATTTATAACGTATTTGGCGACCGTATATTAGCGGCAGGTGTTAATAACTTTGACGATGCTTATGAGCAACCAATTAACTCATTAGATATTGTATATAGTTACTATCCAAACTTTAATTCGACAATTACGTTTAAAGTTAAGAATGTGTTAGGTCAAGACTTTGAAGTTGAGCAAAACGACGTGTTAATTCGTCAAAAAGAAATGCCAACTGAAATTAGTTTAGACTTCTCATATGAGTTTTAA